In the genome of Myxococcus stipitatus, one region contains:
- a CDS encoding sigma 54-interacting transcriptional regulator — MPELVFFRRGEEVLRVGVDRARMVLGRGEQSDVAIPDPEVSRQQVALLWDGARCRVEDLSGKGTVVGGETVTAAELPDGADLVLGQWRAVFRLSGGGEGVESTTEIGHTTSVQTRDAQRWQAAQVRVKQGLNESVHRLTGDSFTAGKDAGCDLVLQDRFASSRHLKVTRREGVFHVVDLRSTNGTWLGPVRVFEAEVTLPTTLRVGETELVLEQAVSGAKKETTSFHGIIGNDMAVRNLAEVIERVAPSTAAVTILGESGTGKELVARAIHQCSQRANRPLIPVNCAAISKELIESELFGHEKGSFTGAANARKGAFEEADGGTLFLDEIGELPLDLQAKLLRALESGEIKRVGASRPMHVDVRVVAATNLDLLAAAREGKFREDLYYRLCVIPLHLPPLRSRKTDLASLAEHFVKLYAPRGQTVRFTASALDRLQGHGWPGNIRELRNVVHRALLMRKGPSIDASDLTFDQEMNKETGIAVPELPPGMTLEQMLEKLERQIVEAALRRFNNNRERVARELGVARSTLFKRLKDWGLTRQDEQE; from the coding sequence ATGCCGGAGCTGGTGTTTTTCCGTCGTGGCGAGGAGGTGTTGAGGGTGGGCGTGGACCGGGCACGGATGGTGCTCGGGCGCGGCGAGCAGAGCGACGTCGCGATTCCAGACCCCGAGGTGAGCCGCCAGCAGGTGGCCCTGCTGTGGGATGGAGCGCGATGCCGGGTGGAGGACCTCTCCGGCAAGGGCACCGTGGTGGGCGGAGAGACCGTCACCGCGGCCGAGCTCCCGGATGGCGCGGACCTGGTGTTGGGCCAGTGGCGCGCGGTGTTCCGGCTGAGCGGTGGTGGAGAGGGCGTGGAGTCCACCACGGAGATTGGCCACACCACGTCCGTGCAGACGCGGGATGCGCAGCGGTGGCAGGCGGCGCAGGTGCGCGTGAAGCAGGGCCTGAATGAGTCGGTGCACCGGCTCACCGGCGACAGCTTCACGGCGGGCAAGGACGCGGGCTGTGACCTGGTGCTGCAGGACCGGTTCGCCTCCAGCAGGCACCTGAAGGTGACGCGCCGGGAGGGTGTGTTCCACGTCGTGGACCTGCGCTCGACGAACGGCACGTGGCTGGGGCCGGTGCGCGTGTTTGAGGCGGAAGTCACGCTGCCCACGACGCTGAGGGTGGGCGAGACGGAGCTGGTGTTGGAGCAGGCGGTGTCCGGGGCGAAGAAGGAGACCACGTCCTTCCACGGCATCATCGGCAACGACATGGCGGTGCGGAACCTGGCGGAGGTCATCGAGCGGGTGGCGCCGTCCACCGCTGCGGTGACGATTCTGGGCGAGTCCGGCACGGGCAAGGAGCTGGTGGCTCGGGCGATTCATCAGTGCTCGCAGCGGGCGAACCGTCCGCTCATCCCCGTCAACTGCGCGGCCATCTCCAAGGAGCTCATCGAGAGTGAGCTGTTCGGCCACGAGAAGGGCTCGTTCACGGGCGCGGCGAACGCGCGCAAGGGCGCCTTCGAGGAGGCGGACGGCGGCACGCTGTTCCTGGATGAGATTGGCGAGCTGCCGCTGGACTTGCAGGCCAAGCTGCTACGCGCGCTGGAGAGCGGTGAGATCAAGCGCGTGGGCGCCAGCCGCCCCATGCACGTGGACGTGCGCGTCGTGGCGGCGACGAACCTGGACCTGCTGGCGGCGGCGCGCGAGGGGAAGTTCCGCGAGGACCTGTACTACCGCCTCTGCGTGATTCCGTTGCACCTGCCGCCGCTGCGCAGCCGCAAGACGGACCTGGCTTCGCTGGCCGAGCACTTCGTGAAGCTGTACGCACCGCGAGGGCAGACGGTGCGCTTCACGGCCTCCGCGCTGGACAGGCTTCAGGGCCACGGGTGGCCGGGCAACATCCGCGAGCTGCGCAACGTGGTGCACCGCGCGCTGCTCATGCGCAAGGGCCCGTCCATCGACGCGAGCGATTTGACGTTCGACCAGGAGATGAACAAGGAGACGGGCATCGCGGTGCCGGAGCTCCCGCCAGGGATGACGCTGGAGCAGATGCTGGAGAAGCTCGAGCGGCAAATCGTCGAGGCCGCGCTGCGCCGGTTCAACAACAACCGCGAGCGCGTAGCCCGTGAGCTGGGCGTGGCCCGCTCGACCCTGTTCAAGCGCCTGAAGGATTGGGGCCTGACCCGACAGGACGAGCAGGAGTAG
- the gspN gene encoding type II secretion system protein GspN, which produces MSSDTKPARWKVVVGYGAFALVAFILCLLFTFPYDMVRTRIISEAGQAGLAVRIGSLRPGLSGITATNVRVSKPPQPMTAETLAQLVNGEGLAGAAELGEAVTIDSVAVRPTLFPPGLAVRASALGGTAAVDVGWLGDTKVRAEFDKLRVSNGNLPAFLGVDVDGELNGALQLTMPKGKSPEPDLSLANGELSLDSQGLIIKGGKASIPMGGGNSMAMDLPQVALGALVGRINFEKGLGTVQELKLKGEDVEALATGTLKLSKRLEYSEPAMEVNLRLDPEAQKRLGLLAAGITIFPPDKKDPSFRAAKLGGFLNRPTFLPRR; this is translated from the coding sequence ATGTCTTCAGACACCAAGCCCGCTCGTTGGAAGGTTGTCGTGGGTTACGGCGCGTTCGCGCTCGTGGCCTTCATCCTCTGCCTGCTCTTCACCTTCCCGTACGACATGGTGCGCACGCGCATCATCTCGGAGGCGGGTCAGGCGGGGCTCGCGGTGCGCATCGGCTCATTGCGGCCGGGGCTGTCGGGCATCACCGCCACCAACGTGCGGGTGAGCAAGCCTCCGCAGCCGATGACCGCGGAGACGCTGGCGCAGCTGGTCAACGGCGAGGGCCTTGCTGGCGCGGCGGAGCTGGGCGAGGCGGTGACCATCGACAGCGTGGCCGTGCGCCCCACCCTCTTCCCCCCTGGCCTGGCGGTGAGGGCCAGCGCGCTGGGCGGGACGGCGGCGGTGGACGTGGGCTGGCTGGGCGACACGAAGGTCCGCGCGGAGTTCGACAAGCTGCGGGTCAGCAACGGCAACCTGCCTGCCTTCCTGGGCGTGGACGTGGACGGCGAGCTCAACGGCGCGCTGCAGCTGACGATGCCCAAGGGCAAGAGCCCGGAGCCGGACCTGTCGCTGGCGAATGGCGAGCTGTCGCTCGACTCGCAGGGCCTCATCATCAAGGGCGGCAAGGCCTCCATTCCCATGGGAGGCGGCAACTCGATGGCCATGGACCTGCCGCAGGTGGCTCTGGGCGCGCTGGTGGGCCGCATCAACTTCGAGAAGGGCCTGGGCACCGTCCAGGAGCTCAAGCTCAAGGGTGAGGACGTGGAGGCGCTGGCCACTGGCACCCTGAAGCTGAGCAAGCGGCTGGAGTACAGCGAGCCCGCGATGGAAGTGAACCTGCGGCTGGACCCGGAGGCGCAGAAGCGGCTGGGCCTGCTGGCGGCGGGCATCACCATCTTCCCTCCGGACAAGAAGGACCCGAGCTTCCGAGCGGCGAAGCTTGGCGGCTTCCTCAATCGTCCCACGTTCCTTCCTCGTCGGTAG
- the gspM gene encoding type II secretion system protein GspM — MAKLQEALAPLQTWFERLSDRERRMVSIAGAAVAVFIVFAVVMSFANSASGYRKRTQDKLAKLQEVQALAASFRDAQASRESVETQLTSSNVQLISYIEDKATAAGLQVPNMTPKGDVGIGDGKIMESSVELTFSDVDLRKLTDFLRTVESGPGVVKVKYLRIEPRPSDLLTAWTTVATYRMKQ, encoded by the coding sequence ATGGCCAAACTTCAGGAAGCGCTGGCGCCGCTGCAGACGTGGTTCGAGCGGCTGAGTGACCGTGAGCGGCGGATGGTCTCCATCGCTGGCGCGGCGGTGGCGGTGTTCATCGTCTTCGCGGTGGTGATGTCGTTCGCCAACAGCGCGTCCGGCTATCGCAAGCGCACGCAGGACAAGCTGGCGAAGCTGCAGGAGGTGCAGGCGCTGGCGGCCAGCTTCCGCGATGCGCAGGCCAGCCGCGAGTCGGTGGAGACGCAGCTCACGTCGAGCAACGTGCAGCTGATCTCCTACATCGAGGACAAGGCCACGGCCGCGGGGCTCCAGGTCCCCAACATGACGCCCAAGGGCGACGTGGGCATCGGCGACGGGAAGATCATGGAGAGCTCCGTGGAGCTGACGTTCTCCGATGTGGACCTGCGGAAGCTGACCGACTTCCTGCGCACGGTGGAGAGCGGACCGGGCGTGGTGAAGGTGAAGTACCTGCGCATCGAACCCCGTCCGTCGGACCTGCTGACGGCGTGGACCACCGTGGCCACCTACCGGATGAAGCAATAA
- the pilM gene encoding pilus assembly protein PilM codes for MARILGLDLGSHSVKGVVLEARTKGHATRSFVEVRRAQEGERADTLRAALTELLGKLPPGHADQVVVALPGPALITHALSLPFSDGKRIEATLPFEVGSLLPFDISEVVYDYQVVGLKETDGKEKASDLLVGVVRKEELKSLLDLLSELKLDPRIVTHPGMAYQNLLQQAAGLFEGSGEGGVVAVVDIGHERTSVAIGKPGSGVQFARTFAGGGRDLSKALATEFQTSLAEAHHWKEQHGAMASAARGPDAERAAAAFTRGLQPLLRELRPTLKAYTARTRQQVGALVLCGGTARMPGLAEQLSKDLNLPVRVLALPADTAESIPTEEQPTASQAYALALRGNASGARAPRFNYRRGELAFKGDFDYVKDKLGLLASFAATLLLLLIAFGVVRNSVLSRREAQVDAALCETTQRILGRCEKDYNRALNMLKGVESPAAALPKMSAVNLLAEVTQNVPQDLPVKFDRIQIDTERVILQGETDSSKQVDTLSNALKNHACFKEVKQGKVERTRDGQKVTFRLDVQVQCPGTEGGES; via the coding sequence ATGGCCCGCATTCTTGGCCTCGACCTGGGCAGCCACTCCGTGAAGGGCGTGGTGCTGGAGGCTCGGACGAAAGGACACGCCACCCGGAGCTTCGTGGAGGTGCGCCGCGCGCAGGAGGGCGAGCGCGCCGACACGCTGCGCGCCGCGTTGACGGAGCTGCTCGGCAAGCTGCCCCCGGGGCACGCCGACCAGGTCGTGGTCGCCCTGCCCGGCCCGGCGCTCATCACCCACGCGCTGAGCCTGCCGTTCTCCGACGGCAAGCGCATCGAGGCGACGCTGCCCTTCGAGGTGGGCAGCCTGCTGCCGTTCGACATCTCCGAGGTCGTCTACGACTACCAGGTGGTGGGCCTGAAGGAGACGGATGGCAAGGAGAAGGCCAGCGACCTCCTGGTGGGCGTGGTGCGCAAGGAGGAGCTCAAGTCGCTGCTGGACCTCCTGTCCGAGCTGAAGCTGGACCCGCGCATCGTCACGCACCCCGGGATGGCCTATCAGAACCTGCTCCAGCAGGCGGCGGGCCTCTTCGAGGGCTCGGGCGAGGGCGGCGTCGTGGCCGTGGTGGACATCGGTCACGAGCGCACCTCGGTGGCCATCGGCAAGCCGGGCTCGGGCGTGCAGTTCGCGCGCACGTTCGCGGGCGGCGGGCGGGACCTGAGCAAGGCCCTGGCCACGGAGTTCCAGACGTCGCTGGCGGAGGCGCACCACTGGAAGGAGCAGCACGGAGCCATGGCCAGCGCGGCACGCGGGCCGGACGCGGAGCGCGCCGCGGCGGCGTTCACGCGCGGGCTCCAGCCGCTGCTGCGTGAGCTGCGCCCCACGCTGAAGGCATACACGGCGCGCACGCGGCAGCAGGTGGGCGCGCTGGTGCTCTGTGGTGGCACGGCGCGGATGCCGGGCCTCGCGGAGCAGCTCTCCAAGGACCTGAACCTGCCGGTGCGCGTGCTGGCGCTGCCCGCGGACACGGCGGAGTCGATTCCGACCGAGGAGCAGCCGACGGCGTCGCAGGCGTACGCGCTGGCGCTTCGGGGCAATGCGTCCGGGGCGCGGGCGCCTCGGTTCAACTACCGGCGGGGCGAGCTCGCCTTCAAGGGTGACTTCGACTACGTGAAGGACAAGCTGGGGCTCCTGGCGTCCTTCGCGGCCACGCTGCTGCTCCTGCTCATCGCGTTCGGCGTGGTGCGCAACTCGGTGCTGTCGCGGCGCGAGGCGCAGGTGGACGCGGCGCTGTGCGAGACGACGCAGCGGATCCTGGGGCGGTGTGAGAAGGACTACAACCGCGCGCTCAACATGCTCAAGGGCGTGGAGAGCCCGGCGGCGGCGCTTCCCAAGATGTCCGCCGTCAACCTGCTGGCGGAGGTGACGCAGAACGTGCCGCAGGACCTGCCGGTGAAGTTCGACCGCATCCAGATCGACACGGAGCGCGTCATCCTCCAGGGCGAGACGGACTCCTCCAAGCAGGTGGACACGCTGTCCAACGCGCTGAAGAACCACGCCTGCTTCAAGGAAGTGAAGCAGGGCAAGGTGGAGCGCACCCGGGACGGGCAGAAGGTCACGTTCCGGCTGGATGTCCAGGTGCAGTGCCCCGGGACGGAAGGGGGGGAGAGCTAG
- a CDS encoding type II secretion system minor pseudopilin GspK, translating into MPLPFFQQAPRRRRPKSEASGAANGPRGEQRSRGVALIIAVVSIALLTIIATEFAYNSRVDLQLAANQRDEVRAYYMARSGVAMSRLLLRFQRQVDQTPIPNPAALLGSLMGGQGQGNQGNTPQPTSLNLQLWKMARVDCHLLKGLVKSEGVEGTSSDIAPVEEKDEDDERFKMDGEEDPASREMSAQMTRRSFGGFEGCFLSTISDEEEKLNVHRLMAGAGDALPTALRLMDMLEDKRFEFLWQRDDANKVRSTPENVMLAIKDWADDDETGSAINRTDPVNPLPSGFSDEGGAYSRYEPSYEPKNARFDSIDELYRVHGVNDQFMAAFKDRLTVYPDINSRPNINTDDPVMMGLAIMSVADPARPDPRLKDPVFLNELITRIRSARMFSFFGMSVQDFVAVVESAGIAVNPAVRSNVAGNRLIGDKSQTFTIKSVGEAGNVQKTLTAVVRLDDTLGKLLYWREE; encoded by the coding sequence ATGCCCCTGCCCTTCTTCCAGCAGGCGCCCCGGCGGCGCCGTCCGAAATCCGAGGCCTCCGGCGCGGCGAACGGCCCGCGTGGAGAGCAACGCTCGCGTGGCGTGGCCCTCATCATCGCGGTGGTGTCCATCGCGCTGTTGACCATCATCGCCACCGAGTTCGCGTACAACAGCCGCGTCGACCTGCAGCTCGCCGCCAACCAGCGGGACGAGGTGCGCGCGTACTACATGGCGCGCTCGGGCGTGGCGATGTCGCGGCTGCTCCTGCGCTTCCAGCGGCAGGTGGACCAGACGCCCATCCCCAACCCCGCGGCCCTGCTCGGCAGCCTCATGGGCGGTCAGGGACAGGGCAACCAGGGCAACACCCCGCAGCCCACGTCGCTCAACCTCCAGCTCTGGAAGATGGCGCGGGTGGACTGCCACCTCCTGAAGGGGCTGGTGAAGAGCGAAGGCGTGGAGGGCACGTCCAGCGACATCGCGCCCGTCGAGGAGAAGGACGAGGACGACGAGCGCTTCAAGATGGACGGGGAGGAAGACCCGGCCTCGCGCGAGATGTCCGCGCAGATGACGCGCCGCTCGTTCGGAGGCTTCGAAGGCTGCTTCCTGTCCACCATCTCCGACGAGGAGGAGAAGCTCAATGTGCACCGGCTGATGGCGGGCGCGGGCGACGCGCTGCCCACCGCGCTGCGGCTGATGGACATGCTGGAAGACAAGCGCTTCGAGTTCCTCTGGCAGCGGGACGACGCGAACAAGGTGCGCAGCACGCCCGAAAACGTGATGCTGGCCATCAAGGACTGGGCGGACGACGATGAGACCGGCTCCGCCATCAACCGGACGGACCCCGTCAATCCCCTGCCCTCCGGCTTCTCCGACGAGGGCGGCGCCTACAGCCGCTATGAGCCGAGCTACGAGCCGAAGAACGCGCGCTTCGACAGCATCGACGAGCTGTACCGGGTGCATGGAGTGAACGACCAGTTCATGGCGGCGTTCAAGGACCGGCTCACGGTGTATCCGGACATCAACTCACGGCCCAACATCAACACGGACGACCCGGTGATGATGGGGCTGGCCATCATGTCGGTGGCGGACCCGGCGCGGCCGGACCCGCGGCTGAAGGACCCGGTGTTCCTCAACGAGCTCATCACTCGCATCCGCTCGGCGCGCATGTTCAGCTTCTTCGGCATGTCCGTGCAGGACTTCGTGGCCGTGGTGGAGAGCGCCGGCATCGCCGTCAATCCCGCCGTCAGGTCCAACGTGGCGGGCAACCGCCTCATCGGCGACAAGAGTCAGACGTTCACCATCAAATCGGTGGGAGAGGCGGGCAACGTCCAGAAGACGCTGACCGCCGTGGTCCGGCTGGACGACACGCTGGGCAAGCTCCTGTACTGGAGAGAGGAATAG
- a CDS encoding type II secretion system protein GspJ, which translates to MTRRTRGFTLMEVMVAVAITALMGTVVAMAFQTGLTAKETVETDADRYRQLRVAMNRMSREIGSAYVSDRFDLKRFRDQQDRPTNFVGESDRLLFTTFAHQRLYTDVKESDQAVVEYFVEPSDDRAAKGRLDLKRRTNPNVDDRMDRGGTTDVLLEGVKKLEFEYWNSDKKEWDDEWDTRRLEQKSILPTRVKMTVTAVDETGKEARYVTQARIMLNTELPRY; encoded by the coding sequence ATGACCCGGCGCACGCGCGGCTTCACGCTGATGGAGGTCATGGTGGCGGTGGCCATCACCGCCCTGATGGGCACGGTGGTGGCCATGGCCTTCCAGACGGGCCTGACGGCGAAGGAGACGGTGGAGACGGACGCGGACCGCTACCGGCAACTGCGAGTGGCGATGAACCGCATGTCCCGCGAGATTGGCTCCGCGTACGTGAGCGACCGGTTCGACCTGAAGCGCTTCCGCGACCAGCAGGACCGGCCCACCAACTTCGTGGGCGAGAGCGACCGGCTCTTGTTCACCACGTTCGCGCACCAGCGGCTGTACACGGACGTGAAGGAGTCCGACCAGGCGGTGGTGGAGTACTTCGTGGAGCCCAGCGACGACCGCGCGGCGAAGGGGCGTCTGGACCTGAAGCGGCGGACGAATCCCAACGTGGATGACCGCATGGACCGGGGTGGCACGACGGACGTGCTGCTGGAGGGCGTGAAGAAGCTGGAGTTCGAGTACTGGAACTCCGACAAGAAGGAGTGGGATGACGAGTGGGACACGCGGCGGCTCGAGCAGAAGAGCATCCTGCCCACGCGCGTGAAGATGACGGTGACGGCCGTGGATGAGACGGGGAAGGAAGCGCGCTATGTCACCCAGGCGCGCATCATGTTGAACACCGAGCTGCCGAGGTACTGA
- a CDS encoding prepilin-type N-terminal cleavage/methylation domain-containing protein — MKRAHGFTLLEVVVALAILGMALMAIFDLNAGAVANHVYTKRLTVASLLARSKMTDVEQKLYDDGFSPDDDEESGDFSEEGWSQFKWKARIIAPKLDGVTPDQLIGAIFNLPIGGDSSDPMSGIASLFGGGGAGGDKGGKTPSGPQPAGGGLGGAAMGMAQPMFSQMVQQLTQAVREVHLTVYWQEGTQVESIDLVTHVVSLGPGSDRNGGFTPNQGRTEGADNQWVDPNNPGMIVPNPIPGPNGTMLHPQTRQPLMRRSEWLQRVNGGQPQQPGGGGGTQTPPRGGIFGGGTRSPFPNFPGSPRNDR, encoded by the coding sequence ATGAAGCGAGCCCATGGCTTCACGCTGCTGGAGGTCGTCGTCGCGCTCGCCATCCTGGGGATGGCGCTGATGGCCATCTTCGACCTGAACGCGGGCGCGGTGGCCAACCACGTCTACACCAAGCGGCTCACGGTGGCGTCGCTGCTGGCGCGCTCGAAGATGACGGACGTGGAGCAGAAGCTCTACGACGACGGCTTCTCGCCCGACGACGACGAGGAGTCCGGCGACTTCTCCGAGGAGGGCTGGTCCCAGTTCAAGTGGAAGGCGCGCATCATCGCCCCGAAGCTGGATGGCGTGACGCCCGACCAGCTCATCGGCGCCATCTTCAACCTGCCCATCGGCGGCGACTCCAGCGACCCGATGAGCGGCATCGCCAGCCTGTTCGGCGGTGGTGGCGCGGGCGGCGACAAGGGAGGCAAGACGCCCAGTGGTCCGCAGCCCGCGGGAGGAGGCCTGGGCGGCGCGGCCATGGGCATGGCGCAGCCCATGTTCTCGCAGATGGTGCAGCAGCTCACCCAGGCGGTGCGCGAGGTGCACCTCACCGTGTACTGGCAGGAAGGCACCCAGGTGGAGAGCATCGACCTGGTGACGCACGTGGTGTCGCTCGGCCCGGGCTCGGACCGCAACGGCGGCTTCACGCCCAACCAGGGCCGCACCGAGGGCGCGGACAACCAGTGGGTGGACCCCAACAACCCTGGGATGATCGTGCCGAACCCCATCCCCGGCCCCAACGGCACCATGCTGCACCCCCAGACGCGCCAGCCGCTGATGCGCCGCTCGGAGTGGCTGCAGCGGGTGAATGGCGGTCAGCCACAGCAGCCGGGGGGCGGTGGCGGCACGCAGACACCTCCGCGTGGCGGGATCTTTGGCGGAGGCACCCGGTCGCCGTTCCCGAACTTCCCGGGCAGCCCGAGGAACGACCGATGA
- a CDS encoding prepilin-type N-terminal cleavage/methylation domain-containing protein, which yields MKKSHHRAQRGLTLIEISIAIIIIAMLFSAAVMGIGSLTGAKAKGAAGELAGTIRSLYDSAALRGKTCRLVFEIPEPKEEKATRYHAECAESGVTTARDRDNALRDENREREQSRRSSRGGDRDERRSYLTTGGDTPSAQDLMDSEKVRVENVSRFSSFTSEELPARELPEDVRISIWTRQQREAVDSGVAYLYFFPQGYTEKAYVFVSQGDNVWTLDVSPLTGKVNIADEALEVPR from the coding sequence ATGAAGAAGTCCCATCACCGCGCGCAGCGCGGCCTGACGCTCATCGAGATCTCCATCGCCATCATCATCATCGCGATGCTGTTCTCCGCGGCGGTGATGGGCATCGGCTCGCTCACGGGCGCCAAGGCGAAGGGCGCGGCGGGAGAGCTCGCGGGCACCATCCGCTCGCTCTACGACTCGGCGGCGCTGCGAGGCAAGACGTGCCGCCTGGTGTTCGAGATTCCCGAGCCCAAGGAGGAGAAGGCCACGCGGTACCATGCGGAGTGCGCGGAGAGCGGCGTGACGACGGCGCGGGACCGCGACAACGCCCTGCGCGACGAGAACCGCGAGCGCGAGCAATCGCGGCGCTCCAGCCGGGGCGGAGACCGCGACGAGCGGCGCAGCTACCTGACCACCGGCGGCGACACCCCCTCCGCGCAGGACCTGATGGACAGCGAGAAGGTGCGCGTGGAGAACGTGTCGCGCTTCTCGTCCTTCACGTCCGAGGAGCTCCCCGCGCGGGAGCTGCCGGAGGACGTGCGCATCTCCATCTGGACCCGCCAGCAGCGTGAGGCGGTCGACAGCGGCGTGGCGTATCTCTACTTCTTCCCGCAGGGCTACACGGAGAAGGCGTACGTCTTCGTGAGCCAGGGCGACAACGTCTGGACGCTGGATGTCTCGCCGCTCACGGGCAAGGTGAACATCGCCGACGAGGCGCTGGAGGTGCCGCGATGA
- a CDS encoding type II secretion system protein GspG: MNEHNSLPSQMPSPGGAARPHRLGRLLLGLIILVASVLAFVLVYATEDRTLAPDQRRARDAIRRMESKFKAHQRLMGRFPSQEEGFQPLIDAKLMDAVPLDPWGNPYVYWTDGKNGAVVSYGADGKKGGVGLDADLSSGGVLANEGAP; the protein is encoded by the coding sequence ATGAACGAGCACAACTCCCTTCCATCCCAGATGCCCTCGCCCGGGGGGGCCGCCCGCCCCCATCGACTGGGGCGCCTGCTGCTGGGCCTCATCATCCTGGTGGCCAGCGTGCTTGCGTTCGTCCTCGTGTACGCGACGGAGGACCGCACGCTGGCGCCGGACCAGCGCCGGGCGCGCGATGCCATCCGCAGGATGGAGAGCAAGTTCAAGGCCCACCAGCGGCTGATGGGCCGCTTCCCCTCGCAGGAAGAGGGCTTCCAGCCGCTCATCGACGCGAAGCTGATGGATGCCGTGCCGTTGGACCCGTGGGGGAACCCCTACGTGTACTGGACGGACGGGAAGAACGGCGCGGTCGTGTCCTACGGCGCGGACGGAAAGAAGGGCGGCGTGGGCCTGGACGCGGACCTGAGCAGCGGAGGCGTGCTGGCCAACGAGGGGGCCCCATGA
- the gspG gene encoding type II secretion system major pseudopilin GspG, with protein MSQTTKSQQQRRRRNRRGMTLIEIMVVITILGLIAAAVGVAVIPQLEAARRDTAGLDIKNIQSALKLYYTKKGKYPDTSSGLNALVEAQTLEQLPKDPWGNEYVYLNEGGKPVIISYGADGTAGGEGNDADISSADAAAGKK; from the coding sequence ATGAGCCAGACGACAAAGAGCCAGCAGCAGCGCCGCCGCCGCAACCGCCGGGGCATGACCCTGATCGAGATCATGGTGGTCATCACCATCCTCGGCCTCATCGCCGCCGCCGTGGGCGTGGCGGTGATTCCCCAGCTCGAAGCGGCCCGCCGGGACACGGCCGGCCTGGACATCAAGAACATCCAGAGCGCCCTGAAGCTCTACTACACGAAGAAGGGCAAGTACCCGGACACGTCCTCGGGCCTCAACGCGCTGGTGGAGGCGCAGACGCTCGAGCAGCTGCCCAAGGACCCGTGGGGCAACGAGTACGTATACCTGAACGAGGGCGGCAAGCCCGTCATCATCTCGTACGGCGCGGATGGCACCGCGGGCGGCGAGGGCAATGACGCGGACATCTCCTCCGCGGACGCGGCCGCCGGCAAGAAGTGA